The following coding sequences lie in one Myxococcus xanthus genomic window:
- a CDS encoding NUDIX hydrolase yields the protein MTAGRSWQGNWKARLYERVRERGYDSLTAFAEFRPTASLVELAEELGPDDVAGVQVYDGLVVEAVRSKQVTRLVRGQLVRELWGSLPDGWPVVLDDTSRFAVAKALGPWIAYTPEPHKERAREVRTSLLVNSPPAGWRPLGPDDELLLTLLPDDEA from the coding sequence ATGACTGCTGGACGTTCGTGGCAGGGAAACTGGAAGGCCCGCCTGTATGAACGGGTCCGTGAGCGAGGCTACGACTCACTCACTGCTTTTGCCGAGTTCCGTCCCACCGCATCGTTGGTGGAATTGGCCGAGGAGCTTGGGCCGGACGACGTTGCTGGAGTCCAGGTGTACGATGGCCTGGTGGTCGAGGCGGTGCGAAGCAAGCAAGTAACCCGCTTGGTGCGTGGACAACTTGTGCGCGAGCTATGGGGGAGCCTCCCCGATGGGTGGCCGGTGGTGCTCGATGACACGAGTCGATTCGCGGTCGCAAAGGCGCTTGGCCCCTGGATTGCCTATACCCCAGAACCGCACAAGGAGCGTGCACGCGAAGTCAGGACGTCGCTCCTCGTCAATTCGCCCCCTGCTGGCTGGCGTCCTCTCGGTCCTGACGACGAGCTTCTCTTGACGCTCCTTCCTGATGACGAAGCCTGA
- a CDS encoding AAA family ATPase, with protein MNATIQTSDSEVDFIILTALEEERDAVLSKLPGYRKLDRVGEEPHTYYEAFIESRREDQARYRLIVTSLARMGPIEAAAKAPAIVQRWKPRRVLMVGIAGGIAGEVQLGDVLVASEIQDYALGKFEENGNRNIRWKSAPVDASLFDAAVNFPTGWEDLVQAARPTPGTPKRRTGLFASGGDVIASPEIIAKFKEAHSKLAGVEMEGGALSIVLHQTELRPGMLMIRGISDLADAIGNAETKQLWRTYACDVAAAYSIGLLKEGPLAPNSLKSRHSTQGVLRPGDDKLPSAEASQLPIKDSFGDEYPVKMGTERPPSTASRRLRFVLNLEGSLADGTPERLAALRAALREATSDDTLDVTRIEAGAEQVFVTAQTDVLALLSGSDVLDAIKAKGFNLLGGIEEAAFNHLQETKTSLQQASHDLLAWPQALPGGTRFERPEFSQLLQKIDELDSSATAVLGPPGAGKSALLARAAQEIIARGWPVLGVKADVLDPEINDEAGLQRQLMLDETPSRLLTQFSGFGPIVLIIDQLDALAGFVDLKTGRLNVLLNLIRRFGRRNNIHIIVSARTFEFNHDVRLRSIEADTLNLDLPPWKEVMPVLTARNLNPEGWPTDAQETLRTPQHLAIFLRLADSGATAPFQNYQAMLERLWIDRVLHASHGQRLAGLATDIANAMAEEESLWLARSRYDDHAKDLRDLERLEILKPSADGIAIGFSHQTLYDYVLARSFARGKGRLSAYVTGRESSLFLRPKLWVALTYLRNAEINTYESELFAIWHSRSLRSHLKLLLIEFMGQQKDPIESERRLMKPILESGPERALAFSAITGSPGWFAAIAGSAIASAMTEREESAWLVTTALQQAWNFSPTRVLSLIQQHWAPNSRFDEHSWTVIADLPEWSDEITELAIAILNRTPLATYHIERVAAHLGVTQPTIALRLIRARLDQDLAVAIQASLENAKTPIPAHTETADELAWRIEHSTMRPLKELIEQRHDWAVLSVLAETAPEPLMAAMWPWFTRVVDAIALRAAPEPDQQTYPLNWTLNFHFHEDESGDFDQQSHILSALAIAAERLAKTPELLRSWIAQTINLEVVPAQRLLAHSLAQDGKEYAQDAFDFLMADSRRFYLGNYADESSTTRALIRAASPHWPQKMLVAFVRRIRTYRPPGGTKVNAERMRIRARSLRIHCLGLLKALPQESLDQEVRSHIRQEARVFQDERTRIPIPSFRSIDSPMSTEAMLKASDDNILNAFRTLPDLTETRHPRDSMRGGNMQLSQAFADFAKKQPERATRLITRFDPFFGSRAVGMALRAIAETAAPTLVVTTLIDAERRGFYSEEFRSSSASAIERLASRNVVIDEEVITLLQGWLCDASDPDAPESDDDEIRGLGKKDETKGVRPILWDKTHFTILPHGNFPTLEALTRTLIVRGEHDRIVEIWERHLARRENPKVWRALLRYLPYINPTDKAARGRLIDELFRRYPKIAESHDAVHLLGYAHWWAPDQVRELLYSWRAREEPWLQQVLGEISTLVAAVHPTLDWATCLLDEGLASNTPPERKIGIAFSAARLWEDPKLRARANAVLITLIPQADPKLWSAILDIFRLAKNLRDTIEVASLLETMAAHICKAGKQDNTFLASQLQDLLPEHAVVVGQLTNGVITNLIDDLGDLRTSAAHSAPELVNISITLHRLGGPTRDLGIHLFEQMIRINAFTARATLEEIDSRFPTGPAPARRPRLPRRSARAKHGQQAGS; from the coding sequence GTGAACGCGACAATCCAAACCTCCGATTCAGAGGTTGACTTCATTATCCTCACAGCGCTGGAGGAGGAGCGTGACGCGGTTCTGTCGAAGCTCCCGGGGTACCGCAAACTCGACCGCGTTGGGGAGGAGCCCCATACGTACTATGAAGCCTTTATTGAGTCACGGCGAGAGGATCAGGCCCGCTATCGCCTGATTGTAACGTCGCTCGCCAGAATGGGCCCTATCGAGGCGGCGGCCAAGGCGCCGGCAATTGTGCAGCGGTGGAAGCCTCGCCGCGTTCTGATGGTAGGAATCGCTGGAGGGATCGCGGGAGAGGTACAACTTGGGGATGTGTTGGTAGCCTCCGAAATCCAGGACTATGCGCTTGGTAAGTTCGAGGAGAACGGGAATCGCAACATCCGTTGGAAGAGCGCTCCGGTGGATGCCAGCCTTTTCGACGCAGCAGTCAATTTCCCCACAGGGTGGGAAGATCTCGTGCAAGCCGCACGGCCCACCCCTGGGACGCCGAAACGACGCACCGGCCTCTTCGCTTCTGGTGGAGACGTCATCGCCTCGCCCGAAATCATTGCGAAGTTCAAGGAGGCGCATTCCAAGCTTGCTGGCGTTGAAATGGAGGGTGGCGCACTTAGCATCGTATTGCATCAGACCGAACTGCGCCCCGGAATGTTGATGATCAGGGGAATTTCGGATCTAGCTGACGCCATTGGCAACGCTGAGACAAAGCAACTCTGGCGCACCTACGCCTGCGATGTCGCGGCAGCCTACTCTATCGGCCTATTGAAAGAAGGCCCCCTCGCCCCAAATTCGCTCAAGTCACGACACTCCACTCAAGGGGTACTCCGTCCTGGCGACGACAAGCTTCCTAGCGCAGAGGCCTCGCAATTACCCATCAAAGACTCCTTCGGAGACGAATATCCTGTCAAGATGGGCACTGAACGGCCCCCAAGCACAGCGTCCCGTCGGCTCCGATTTGTACTCAATCTCGAAGGCTCGCTCGCCGACGGCACGCCCGAACGCCTTGCGGCCCTTCGCGCCGCCCTCCGCGAGGCCACCAGCGATGACACGCTGGATGTCACAAGAATTGAGGCAGGAGCAGAACAGGTCTTCGTAACTGCACAAACTGACGTTCTAGCGCTGCTTTCCGGGTCGGATGTTCTCGATGCAATAAAGGCGAAAGGATTCAACCTCTTAGGTGGCATTGAGGAAGCAGCTTTCAACCACCTGCAGGAGACCAAGACGAGCCTTCAGCAGGCTTCACATGACCTCCTCGCGTGGCCCCAAGCCCTGCCGGGCGGCACGCGATTTGAGCGCCCCGAGTTCAGTCAACTCCTGCAGAAGATTGACGAACTCGACAGCAGCGCGACGGCAGTGCTTGGCCCTCCTGGCGCAGGGAAGTCCGCCCTACTAGCCCGTGCGGCCCAGGAGATTATCGCACGAGGTTGGCCAGTCTTGGGGGTTAAGGCTGATGTCTTGGACCCGGAGATCAATGACGAAGCAGGGCTCCAGCGCCAACTAATGCTCGATGAAACGCCTTCTCGGCTGCTGACGCAATTCTCCGGGTTTGGGCCTATCGTATTAATCATTGACCAACTAGATGCTCTCGCAGGATTTGTGGACCTTAAGACCGGCCGACTGAACGTACTTCTAAACTTGATCCGGCGCTTCGGGCGGCGCAACAATATCCACATAATCGTCTCGGCCCGCACCTTCGAATTTAATCACGACGTGCGACTACGCTCGATTGAGGCGGACACCCTTAACCTTGACCTCCCCCCATGGAAGGAGGTCATGCCCGTGCTCACCGCCCGCAATCTCAACCCAGAGGGCTGGCCCACGGATGCCCAAGAAACCCTCCGAACACCACAGCACCTAGCTATATTTTTGCGCCTTGCGGATAGCGGTGCGACAGCGCCATTCCAGAACTACCAAGCCATGCTGGAGCGACTCTGGATTGATCGCGTGCTACATGCATCACACGGCCAGAGATTAGCTGGATTGGCTACAGATATCGCCAATGCTATGGCAGAGGAAGAGAGCTTATGGCTCGCCCGATCGCGCTACGACGACCACGCCAAAGATCTCCGAGATCTGGAGCGACTTGAGATACTAAAGCCATCTGCCGACGGGATCGCCATCGGATTCAGCCATCAGACGCTCTACGACTATGTACTCGCGCGCAGTTTTGCCCGTGGGAAGGGGCGGCTGTCGGCCTACGTGACCGGTCGGGAATCTTCCTTGTTTCTCAGGCCAAAGCTCTGGGTGGCGCTTACGTATCTACGTAACGCAGAGATAAACACCTATGAAAGCGAGCTATTCGCAATTTGGCATTCAAGGAGTCTACGCTCGCATCTAAAACTGCTACTGATCGAGTTTATGGGACAGCAGAAAGACCCCATTGAATCAGAGCGGCGTCTCATGAAGCCAATTCTGGAATCAGGCCCGGAACGCGCTCTGGCATTCAGTGCTATCACCGGAAGCCCTGGATGGTTCGCCGCAATAGCCGGATCAGCTATCGCATCGGCAATGACTGAACGCGAAGAGTCCGCATGGCTTGTCACGACTGCATTGCAACAAGCCTGGAACTTTTCCCCCACAAGGGTACTTTCACTGATCCAGCAACACTGGGCACCAAATTCAAGATTCGACGAACATAGCTGGACAGTTATCGCAGATTTACCAGAATGGTCCGATGAGATTACAGAGTTGGCAATTGCAATACTGAACAGAACGCCGCTTGCCACCTATCACATTGAGCGCGTCGCTGCCCATCTCGGAGTAACCCAGCCCACGATTGCACTTCGTCTTATTCGTGCGCGCTTGGATCAGGACCTAGCTGTAGCAATACAAGCTTCCCTTGAAAATGCAAAGACGCCAATCCCCGCACACACAGAGACAGCCGACGAGCTAGCTTGGCGCATCGAACATTCTACGATGAGGCCTTTGAAGGAACTGATCGAACAGCGCCACGACTGGGCTGTCCTCTCAGTTCTCGCAGAAACCGCGCCGGAGCCGCTCATGGCAGCAATGTGGCCATGGTTCACACGCGTCGTCGACGCCATCGCACTCAGAGCCGCGCCGGAGCCAGATCAACAAACCTATCCTCTGAACTGGACACTGAACTTCCACTTCCACGAGGATGAATCCGGCGATTTTGATCAGCAGTCCCATATTCTCAGTGCCTTAGCGATCGCGGCGGAGAGATTGGCGAAGACTCCAGAGTTACTAAGATCTTGGATAGCGCAGACCATCAATTTGGAGGTAGTGCCTGCTCAGCGTCTCCTTGCGCACTCATTAGCGCAAGATGGAAAGGAATACGCGCAAGACGCCTTCGACTTCCTCATGGCGGACAGTCGGAGATTTTATTTAGGCAACTACGCCGACGAATCGAGCACCACAAGAGCCCTTATCCGCGCTGCGAGTCCTCATTGGCCCCAAAAGATGCTTGTCGCCTTCGTCCGACGTATTCGCACTTATCGACCACCAGGGGGGACGAAGGTGAATGCAGAGCGCATGCGAATCAGAGCCCGCAGCCTGCGCATTCACTGCTTGGGTCTGCTCAAGGCTCTTCCGCAAGAGAGCCTCGACCAGGAAGTTAGGAGTCACATCCGACAAGAGGCCCGGGTATTCCAGGACGAGCGAACTAGAATACCAATACCAAGCTTCAGATCAATCGACTCACCAATGAGCACTGAAGCCATGCTCAAGGCTTCCGACGACAACATACTTAATGCCTTTCGCACGTTGCCCGACCTGACTGAAACCCGACACCCCCGCGACTCAATGCGGGGTGGCAACATGCAACTGTCTCAAGCCTTCGCAGACTTCGCCAAAAAGCAACCGGAGCGTGCAACACGCCTCATCACCCGCTTTGATCCCTTTTTCGGTTCGCGTGCGGTCGGCATGGCCCTCAGAGCTATCGCAGAAACCGCCGCCCCCACTTTAGTTGTTACAACCCTTATTGATGCGGAACGCCGCGGATTTTATAGCGAGGAGTTTCGAAGTTCGTCGGCAAGCGCTATCGAGCGTCTAGCAAGCCGGAATGTGGTCATTGATGAGGAGGTGATTACGCTCCTGCAAGGCTGGCTCTGCGACGCTTCCGATCCGGACGCACCAGAGTCAGATGACGACGAAATACGAGGACTGGGAAAGAAGGACGAGACGAAGGGCGTCCGCCCTATTCTATGGGACAAGACTCATTTCACCATATTGCCGCACGGAAACTTTCCGACCCTTGAGGCGCTAACCCGCACCCTGATTGTGCGCGGAGAACATGATCGAATCGTTGAAATCTGGGAACGGCATCTCGCCCGACGAGAGAACCCAAAGGTCTGGCGGGCACTACTACGTTACCTGCCCTATATCAACCCAACAGACAAGGCCGCGCGAGGACGTCTTATAGACGAACTTTTCCGCCGATACCCAAAGATTGCTGAGAGCCACGATGCAGTCCACCTTCTCGGGTATGCACATTGGTGGGCCCCCGACCAAGTACGGGAGCTCCTGTACTCCTGGCGCGCGCGGGAGGAGCCCTGGCTACAGCAAGTCCTAGGCGAGATAAGCACCCTCGTTGCAGCCGTGCATCCGACTCTAGACTGGGCGACATGCCTGCTTGATGAAGGATTGGCATCTAACACTCCACCTGAGCGCAAGATCGGCATCGCATTCAGTGCCGCTCGCCTCTGGGAAGACCCCAAGCTCCGCGCACGAGCGAACGCCGTCCTCATCACTCTGATCCCACAGGCAGACCCAAAGCTCTGGAGTGCTATCCTCGACATTTTTCGACTGGCAAAGAACTTACGCGACACAATTGAGGTGGCGAGCCTCCTCGAAACCATGGCTGCGCACATCTGCAAGGCAGGAAAGCAAGACAATACTTTTCTAGCCAGCCAACTACAGGACTTGCTCCCCGAACATGCCGTTGTCGTTGGTCAGCTCACGAATGGCGTCATCACTAACTTGATTGATGACCTCGGCGACCTCAGAACAAGCGCAGCACACTCCGCTCCGGAACTGGTAAATATCTCCATCACCCTCCATCGACTTGGTGGCCCAACACGCGACCTTGGGATTCACCTTTTTGAGCAAATGATTCGCATCAACGCATTCACGGCGAGAGCAACTCTTGAGGAGATCGATTCGCGATTCCCAACAGGCCCAGCCCCCGCCCGACGCCCGCGACTACCGCGACGCAGTGCGAGAGCCAAGCATGGGCAGCAAGCAGGCTCGTGA
- a CDS encoding deoxyhypusine synthase family protein, giving the protein MTISVRCVLRHHFRHFNARTLVDAADAWAAHADDGGKMMVTLAGAMSTAELGISLAEMIRRDKVHAITTTGANLEEDVFNLVAQEHYVRVPDPRSLTAEQEAELRDKGLNRVADTCIPEEEAMRKVERPLLELWQRAERDGRRHFPHEYLYELLLSGALAGSYQVDPRHSWLLAAAEKRLPIFVPGWEDSTLGNVFVASVMRKELETWSPIRGGAEYMAALADWYRETSSSAKVGFFQIGGGIAGDFPICVVPMLRLDLEEEVPYWSYFCQISDSTPSFGSYSGAPPNEKITWHKVDVDTPRFVIESDATIVAPLIFSYVLDCWGMRQKTG; this is encoded by the coding sequence ATGACCATTTCCGTTCGATGCGTGCTGCGGCACCACTTCCGGCACTTCAACGCCCGGACCCTCGTGGATGCAGCGGACGCCTGGGCGGCGCACGCCGATGACGGTGGCAAAATGATGGTGACGCTCGCCGGTGCCATGAGCACGGCGGAGCTGGGGATCTCGCTCGCCGAGATGATTCGCCGCGACAAGGTCCACGCGATCACGACCACGGGCGCGAATCTGGAGGAGGACGTCTTCAACCTGGTGGCCCAGGAGCACTACGTGCGGGTGCCCGATCCCCGCAGCCTCACGGCGGAGCAGGAGGCCGAGTTGCGCGACAAGGGGCTCAATCGCGTGGCAGATACCTGCATCCCGGAAGAGGAGGCAATGCGCAAGGTCGAACGCCCCCTCCTCGAGCTCTGGCAGAGGGCGGAGCGGGACGGGCGCCGCCACTTTCCCCACGAGTACCTCTACGAGTTGCTCCTCTCCGGCGCGCTGGCCGGCTCGTATCAGGTGGATCCCCGTCATTCGTGGCTCCTGGCGGCTGCGGAGAAGCGCCTTCCGATCTTCGTACCGGGATGGGAGGACTCCACGCTGGGCAACGTGTTCGTCGCCAGCGTGATGCGCAAGGAGCTGGAAACCTGGAGTCCAATCCGCGGCGGCGCCGAGTACATGGCGGCCCTCGCCGACTGGTACCGGGAGACCTCCTCGTCCGCGAAGGTCGGCTTCTTTCAGATCGGCGGGGGGATCGCCGGCGACTTCCCGATCTGCGTGGTGCCGATGCTGCGCCTCGATTTGGAGGAGGAGGTCCCCTACTGGTCCTACTTCTGCCAGATCTCCGACAGCACGCCCTCGTTCGGCTCCTACAGCGGCGCACCGCCCAACGAGAAGATCACCTGGCACAAGGTCGACGTCGACACGCCCCGCTTCGTGATCGAGTCCGATGCGACGATCGTGGCGCCGCTGATCTTCTCGTACGTCCTCGACTGCTGGGGCATGCGCCAGAAGACGGGCTGA
- a CDS encoding endonuclease, producing the protein MNEQEKQRRLLTYAKRIAPSAETIESLATESSAPLEPGAEVLEHAIKAAHAVTRGLESTLRPEELWALEAIVLPRNRPVIDIINGSYLRPGAPWSALDDAKFRKPIEAAIPAIGRVEVPEHPTLPYVGTGFVVGRGLLMTNRHVAELFTMGLGMRGLRFQPGLDNVQVDFKRERGSSASAPFRVRRVLMIHPYWDMALMEVEGVDELRPLSLDSRHVDEVREQDVVVIGYPAQDPRNDAALQHRIFRGVYQVKRLQPGKIMGARRTSSFGRMVEALAHDSSTLGGNSGSAILDARSGKVLGLHFGGRYLEANYAVSAHDLSRDSRVVDAGVLVTKTNVGGQLPWANAWKDNEGPPAVPPSPPPPSPVLFVPAPRGESLALTIPLHITLRLGVPALAGNGQTALVPGPAVPAPVPGQPGGGVGAGAPGLTQVDVAEAVAEAQRTRDLPYYDAQADALDRERYYEGVQPDSDQDTFYDGLHGLLERTHTDRPSYKPSRWLYPWVDRQKDLLLRSLYSAAGHSFTLQEILQKDLEVERERALRLLERPLTESLDEGFLEQLESALPYNCEHVVPQSWFNAREPMRGDLHHLFACEMRCNSFRSNNAYFEFPSTEAFQQDCGRAEQNRFEPGAGKGAAARATLYFLVRYPNAINSPAELAEERLETLLRWHQQELPSEWELHRNQAIFSIQKNRNPFIDFPEWAARVRFARGLRR; encoded by the coding sequence GTGAACGAGCAGGAGAAGCAGCGGCGGCTCTTGACCTACGCGAAGCGGATCGCCCCCTCGGCCGAGACAATCGAGTCGCTGGCGACGGAAAGCAGCGCCCCGCTCGAGCCAGGTGCCGAGGTCCTGGAGCATGCCATCAAGGCGGCCCACGCGGTGACCCGGGGTCTGGAGTCCACCCTACGGCCAGAGGAGCTGTGGGCGCTCGAGGCCATCGTCCTGCCTCGGAACAGACCGGTCATCGACATCATCAACGGCAGCTACCTGCGCCCCGGGGCCCCCTGGAGCGCCCTGGATGATGCGAAGTTCCGCAAGCCCATCGAGGCGGCCATTCCCGCCATCGGACGCGTGGAGGTTCCCGAGCACCCGACGCTGCCGTACGTTGGAACGGGTTTCGTAGTCGGGCGCGGGCTGCTGATGACCAATCGCCACGTTGCCGAGCTGTTCACGATGGGGCTGGGGATGCGGGGGCTGCGGTTCCAGCCGGGGCTCGACAACGTGCAGGTGGACTTCAAGCGGGAGCGCGGCTCGAGCGCGTCCGCGCCCTTCCGCGTGCGGCGTGTCCTGATGATTCATCCCTACTGGGACATGGCGCTGATGGAGGTAGAGGGGGTTGATGAACTGAGGCCCCTCTCCCTGGATTCGCGCCACGTGGACGAGGTGCGCGAGCAGGACGTCGTCGTCATCGGGTATCCCGCGCAGGACCCACGCAACGATGCCGCGCTCCAGCACCGCATCTTCCGGGGCGTCTACCAGGTCAAGCGCCTGCAGCCGGGCAAGATCATGGGCGCACGGCGCACCTCGAGCTTCGGCCGGATGGTGGAGGCGCTCGCGCACGACAGCTCGACGCTCGGAGGCAACTCTGGCTCGGCCATCTTGGATGCGCGCTCGGGCAAGGTGCTCGGGCTCCACTTCGGGGGCCGGTACCTCGAAGCGAACTACGCGGTGTCCGCCCATGACCTCAGCCGGGACTCCCGCGTGGTCGATGCCGGGGTGCTGGTCACGAAGACGAACGTCGGAGGACAGCTCCCATGGGCGAACGCGTGGAAGGACAACGAGGGCCCCCCGGCGGTGCCGCCTTCGCCTCCTCCGCCGTCTCCCGTCCTCTTCGTCCCGGCGCCGCGCGGCGAGTCCTTGGCGCTCACCATTCCGCTCCACATCACCCTCCGCCTGGGGGTTCCCGCCCTGGCGGGGAATGGCCAGACCGCGCTCGTCCCCGGGCCGGCAGTGCCCGCGCCAGTGCCAGGCCAACCCGGGGGAGGCGTGGGGGCTGGGGCACCGGGCCTGACACAGGTCGACGTCGCGGAGGCTGTCGCGGAAGCCCAGCGGACGCGGGACCTCCCCTATTACGACGCCCAGGCGGACGCGCTGGACCGGGAGCGCTACTACGAAGGTGTGCAGCCGGACTCCGACCAGGACACGTTCTATGACGGCCTGCACGGACTCCTCGAGCGGACGCATACGGACCGCCCATCTTACAAGCCGAGCCGATGGCTCTACCCATGGGTGGACCGCCAGAAGGACCTCCTCCTCCGCTCGCTGTACTCGGCGGCGGGCCACTCCTTCACGCTCCAGGAGATCCTCCAGAAGGACCTGGAGGTGGAGAGGGAGCGTGCGCTACGGCTCCTGGAGCGGCCACTTACAGAGAGTCTCGACGAAGGCTTCCTGGAGCAGCTCGAGTCCGCCCTGCCGTACAACTGCGAGCACGTCGTGCCCCAGTCCTGGTTCAATGCCAGGGAGCCGATGCGCGGAGACCTGCACCACCTGTTCGCCTGCGAGATGCGCTGCAACAGCTTCCGCAGCAACAATGCCTACTTCGAGTTCCCCAGCACCGAAGCCTTCCAACAAGACTGCGGGCGGGCCGAGCAGAACCGGTTCGAGCCGGGCGCCGGGAAGGGAGCCGCCGCGCGCGCCACGCTCTACTTCCTTGTCCGCTATCCCAACGCCATCAACAGCCCGGCGGAGCTCGCCGAGGAGCGGCTGGAGACGCTGCTGCGCTGGCACCAGCAAGAACTCCCCTCCGAGTGGGAGCTGCATCGGAACCAGGCCATCTTCTCCATCCAGAAGAACCGCAACCCCTTCATCGACTTCCCGGAGTGGGCGGCGCGGGTACGCTTCGCCCGCGGACTGAGGCGCTGA
- a CDS encoding methyltransferase: MDFQARLEALTHQLRPWSPLWSRSILQSWPGSGAAYPEDWLAYARSLDEAGEQRLDQGALSGVPPPALSALLGALQELTALPWHEGLHPLTVAETQGLSAKKTHELERVLALLEPRTRFIHQAVDIGGGMGHLARLCARTFGWTFHSIDRDAALQDKGRRWLTRTHPPGGDTLCFIQASVEDGLQTQLDPLFSGRDRASIGLHTCGPLALTQIRKSRGAGFVLNIGCCYDKLEVPRDYPVSRFGSVHPLPFTPHALALTTRGRHHKTEVEFARMKRVYAWRFAFDLLSRRHFPERGFVRAGDAPRALYAERFAVYARDRLERLGLDPRMTDAELNAFEVSVRAETRDLLLCHLLRDRFARALEVVLLLDRAILLEESGFQVELLQLFDPRLSPRNLALIASRSA, from the coding sequence ATGGACTTCCAGGCGCGACTCGAAGCGCTCACGCACCAACTCCGGCCCTGGTCCCCGCTCTGGTCCCGCTCCATCCTCCAGAGCTGGCCCGGGTCCGGAGCCGCCTATCCCGAGGACTGGCTGGCCTATGCCCGGTCGCTCGATGAAGCGGGCGAGCAGCGGCTGGACCAGGGGGCGCTCTCGGGCGTCCCGCCTCCGGCCCTGAGCGCACTCCTGGGCGCGCTCCAGGAACTGACGGCGCTGCCATGGCACGAGGGCCTTCACCCGCTGACTGTCGCGGAGACGCAGGGCCTCAGCGCCAAGAAGACCCACGAGCTCGAGCGGGTGCTCGCCCTGCTCGAGCCGAGAACGCGCTTCATCCACCAGGCGGTCGATATTGGCGGCGGCATGGGACATCTCGCCCGCCTCTGTGCGCGGACGTTCGGGTGGACCTTCCACAGCATCGATCGGGACGCCGCGTTGCAGGACAAGGGCCGACGGTGGTTGACGAGAACCCATCCCCCAGGTGGGGACACCCTGTGTTTCATCCAGGCCTCCGTCGAGGACGGGCTCCAGACACAGCTCGATCCGCTCTTCTCCGGCCGGGACCGGGCCTCGATCGGTCTGCACACCTGCGGGCCGCTCGCCCTCACGCAGATCCGCAAGAGCCGGGGGGCGGGCTTCGTCCTGAACATCGGCTGCTGCTACGACAAGCTGGAGGTCCCGCGGGATTACCCCGTCTCTCGCTTCGGGAGCGTGCATCCGCTGCCCTTCACCCCGCATGCCCTGGCGTTGACGACGCGGGGACGGCATCACAAGACCGAGGTGGAGTTCGCGCGGATGAAGCGGGTGTATGCGTGGCGCTTCGCATTCGATCTCCTATCGAGGCGGCACTTTCCCGAACGCGGCTTCGTGAGAGCAGGGGACGCGCCCCGGGCGCTTTACGCCGAACGCTTCGCCGTCTACGCACGCGACCGCCTGGAGCGCCTGGGCCTCGATCCCCGCATGACGGACGCCGAGCTGAATGCCTTCGAGGTGTCCGTTCGCGCCGAGACACGGGACCTTTTGCTCTGCCATCTGCTGAGGGACCGCTTCGCGAGGGCGTTGGAGGTCGTGCTCCTGCTTGATCGCGCGATCCTCCTGGAGGAATCGGGCTTCCAGGTCGAGCTCCTCCAGCTCTTCGACCCGCGCCTGTCCCCGCGCAACCTCGCACTCATCGCGTCACGGAGCGCTTGA
- a CDS encoding NmrA family NAD(P)-binding protein, whose protein sequence is MSSNECVLVTAATGRQGGATARALLAEGSTPVRVMVRNPKEPNAKALAAAGAEVVVGDLDDPASLRAACAGARAVFSMQSPIISTTGVDYSKELQQGRNLVEAALAEGVETFVHTATSGVGDHRNVEGWAEGRWKSHETYWENKLATCDLVRSAGFKHWTLILPATFMDHPMLDPAGFVDGRRLLTVIRTDQTIALVAPEDIGKAAAAALNNPATFNGVTLQLASDLLTLPQIAEVLSRLDGKEYIVQVSTVEEAVAAGLHPGVAQGLTYMNVAPVLARPEIARSYGLSPMSFETWARKRREMA, encoded by the coding sequence ATGAGCAGCAATGAATGCGTTCTCGTCACCGCTGCCACGGGGCGTCAGGGCGGCGCCACCGCCCGGGCGCTGCTGGCCGAAGGCAGCACCCCGGTGCGTGTGATGGTGCGCAATCCCAAGGAGCCAAACGCGAAGGCCCTCGCGGCGGCTGGCGCCGAGGTGGTCGTCGGGGACCTCGACGATCCGGCTTCGTTGCGCGCGGCCTGCGCTGGGGCACGGGCGGTCTTCTCGATGCAGTCCCCCATCATCTCCACGACCGGCGTCGACTACAGCAAGGAACTCCAGCAAGGGAGGAACCTCGTCGAGGCCGCGCTTGCCGAAGGTGTCGAAACGTTCGTGCACACCGCGACCTCCGGTGTCGGCGACCACCGCAACGTCGAGGGCTGGGCGGAGGGGCGCTGGAAGTCGCACGAGACGTACTGGGAGAACAAGCTTGCCACCTGCGACCTCGTCCGCAGCGCGGGATTCAAGCACTGGACCCTCATCCTGCCCGCCACCTTCATGGATCATCCGATGTTGGATCCGGCTGGCTTCGTCGACGGGCGCCGGTTGCTCACGGTGATCAGAACCGATCAAACCATCGCGTTGGTCGCGCCAGAGGACATCGGCAAGGCGGCCGCGGCGGCGCTCAACAATCCCGCGACGTTCAACGGAGTGACGCTGCAGCTCGCGAGTGACCTGCTCACGCTTCCTCAGATCGCCGAGGTCCTCTCGCGCCTCGACGGCAAGGAGTACATCGTCCAGGTCAGCACGGTCGAGGAGGCCGTCGCAGCCGGCCTGCATCCTGGCGTGGCGCAAGGCCTGACGTACATGAACGTCGCCCCGGTGCTGGCGCGGCCCGAGATCGCGCGGTCCTATGGCCTTTCGCCCATGAGCTTCGAGACCTGGGCGCGCAAGCGTCGCGAGATGGCCTGA